In Helianthus annuus cultivar XRQ/B chromosome 8, HanXRQr2.0-SUNRISE, whole genome shotgun sequence, a single genomic region encodes these proteins:
- the LOC110870082 gene encoding uncharacterized protein LOC110870082: MVKKPDGTWRMCIDFKDLNKACTAVSAVLMVERDGRQTPICYISRVLAGPETRYPTLEKLVLALVHATRRLRRYFQAHRVQVLTNYPLQQVLHKPEISGRLAKWAIELGALDIEYQKRTAVKGQVIADFLAEIPEGEVIVDPVVQDIPESSTARQTWKLYTNGSSSGKGSGTGLMLISPDEIRLMYALRFDFECSNNEAEYEALLAGLRMAKSMGAARVDTYVDSLLVNNQVNETYEAKDESMAKYLAKTKELMDSFDNVTLNHVHRGKNQIADALSKLATSGMEKEVKLETLQTPSIEPRNVSAVTAEDPCWYTPVLRFLETRELPPAKGEAQKIQTKALQYEINNGVLYRKSYLGPLLRYVSPTEAKYLISEIHAGLCGIHTGPRAVVAKIHSAGYYWPGMHEDAVIELPKCRSCQKFAPQTIRPKNNLVPVTAAWPFQKWAVDIVGPFPPAPGRLKYLIVAVDYFTKWVEAKPLAKITADNAKKFLWEHIVCRFGLPLYLVSDNGTQFTDRIFQEWCANLHIQQIFTSVAHPQGNG; encoded by the coding sequence ATGGTAAAAAAGCCAGATGGAACGTGgcgaatgtgcattgatttcAAAGATTTAAATAAGGCGTGTACCGCAGTAAGCGCTGTGCTCATGGTTGAACGGGACGGAAGACAAACACCGATATGTTACATCAGCCGAGTATTAGCGGGACCCGAAACGCGGTATCCCACATTGGAAAAGCTGGTCTTGGCACTGGTACACGCCACACGGCGACTGAGAAGATATTTCCAGGCACACCGCGTACAGGTCCTAACCAATTACCCACTGCAACAAGTCCTGCACAAGCCGGAGATTTCTGGTAGACTGGCCAAGTGGGCAATTGAACTTGGCGCTTTGGACATCGAATATCAGAAACGAACAGCAGTTAAGGGACAAGTAATCGCTGACTTTCTAGCCGAAATACCTGAAGGAGAAGTTATCGTGGACCCAGTCGTCCAAGACATCCCGGAATCCAGCACTGCCCGGCAGACCTGGAAACTATACACCAATGGGTCATCTAGTGGAAAGGGATCTGGAACCGGTTTAATGTTGATAAGCCCAGATGAGATCAGGCTGATGTACGCCTTACGCTTCGATTTCGAATGTTCTAACAATGAAGCGGAATACGAGGCACTACTAGCAGGCCTGAGAATGGCGAAATCTATGGGAGCGGCAAGGGTAGACACGTATGTTGATTcactgctggtcaacaatcaggTAAACGAAACATACGAAGCCAAAGATGAATCGATGGCAAAATACTTGGCAAAAACAAAGGAACTCATGGATTCTTTTGATAACGTCACGCTCAATCACGTACATAGAGGCAAGAACCAGATAGCAGATGCTCTCAGCAAACTCGCCACCTCAGGTATGGAAAAGGAAGTCAAACTCGAAACGTTGCAGACACCCTCAATCGAACCACGGAATGTTTCTGCCGTTACAGCGGAAGATCCTTGCTGGTACACTCCGGTTTTACGTTTCCTTGAAACGAGGGAGCTACCTCCCGCCAAGGGCGAAGCGCAGAAGATACAAACGAAAGCGCTACAGTATGAGATCAATAATGGTGTCCTATACAGAAAGTCTTACCTGGGCCCACTGCTGCGATATGTCTCCCCAACAGAGGCAAAGTATCTCATCAGCGAAATCCATGCAGGTCTATGCGGCATACACACTGGACCCCGGGCGGTGGTAGCCAAAATCCATAGCGCGGGATATTATTGGCCTGGGATGCACGAAGACGCTGTAATAGAACTTCCGAAATGCCGCAGTTGCCAGAAATTCGCTCCTCAAACAATAAGGCCCAAGAACAACCTAGTACCAGTGACAGCAGCATGGCCTTTCCAGAAATGGGCCGTTGATATCGTAGGACCTTTCCCGCCGGCTCCCGGAAGGTTAAAGTACCTAATCGTGGCagttgattacttcaccaagtgggtggaagctAAGCCTTTAGCCAAAATAACGGCGGATAATGCCAAAAAATTCCTCTGGGAACACATAGTATGCCGGTTTGGATTGCCGCTGTACCTGGTAAGCGACAATGGAACACAGTTTACAGATAGAATTTTCCAAGAATGGTGCGCTAACCTCCACATCCAACAAATCTTCACATCAGTAGCACACCCCCAAGGAAATGGCTAA